A genomic region of Microlunatus sagamiharensis contains the following coding sequences:
- the metH gene encoding methionine synthase, whose protein sequence is MATIEHRPDATSELAALMRERVVVMDGAMGTLLQQQGLGEADFRGERFADWPSDVQGNNDVLNLTQPDLIERLHTQYLDAGAELVETNTFNAQRISLADYGMSALAYEVNLAAAQVARRACDAVAARTGRPRWVLGAIGPTNRTASISPDVNDPGARNVTFDELVEAYLEQARGLVDGGADALIIETIFDTLNARAAIFAVETLFEEHGRRWPVIISGTITDASGRTLSGQVTEAFWDSVRHAQPLAVGLNCALGAGDLRPYVAELSRIADTFVSTHPNAGLPNAFGEYDETPEDLARVLGEFARSGLVNIVGGCCGTTPEHIAALAAAVAPEAGGVAREPAEVAPALRLSGLEPLTVTEESLFVNIGERTNITGSARFRNLIKAGDYATALDVARQQVEAGAQVIDINMDEGMIDGVAAMERFTRLVATEPDICRVPVMVDSSKWEVVEAGVKALQGKTIINSISLKEGVEPFLAHARLARKHGAAVVVMAFDEDGQADTLERRQDVCQRAYDLLVDEVGFPATDIIFDPNVFALATGIEEHATYGVDFIEAVRWIKKSLPGALVSGGISNVSFSFRGNNPVREAIHAVFLFHAIEAGLDMGIVNAGALAVYDDIEPDLRERITDVVLNRRPDATERLLEVATEYGLQDRGASTVDAQEWRSLPVRERISHALVHGLDAFVVEDTEELRLELAAAGGRPLDVIEGPLMDGMGRVGDLFGAGKMFLPQVVKSARVMKRAVAHLVPFIDAERQPGDSTTNGLVVMATVKGDVHDIGKNIVGVVLQCNNYEVVDLGVMVPGQKILETARAMGADLIGVSGLITPSLDEMVNLAREMERQGFTIPLLLGGATTSRAHTAVKVAPQYSGPVVWVKDASRSVPTVASLLSDERRPALLESVAADYASLRERHGAKRTERPLRSYAQARAHATPLVWEGPDHHRPVRPRMLLQQARDVHTSEEPTGSHAVASFTRTFEDYDLDELRSYIDWSPFFSAWEMRGRFPDLLHNPATSDVARRLYDDAQRMLDQLSREKWLRAAGTFGLFPANRVGSDDLELYTDESRSSVRTVLHHLRQQGEHREGVPNRSLADFVAPKESGVADYAGAFAVTAGHGSAERVKAFKADLDDYGAILLESLADRLAEAFAERLHQRVRREFWGYAADEHLGNDDLIAERYRGIRPAPGYPACPDHTEKQLLWDLLDVERTVGISLTESMAMWPGAAVSGWYFSHPQSQYFVVGRLGRDQVSEYAQRKGWTLGEAERWLAPNLDYVPED, encoded by the coding sequence GTGGCGACCATCGAGCACCGTCCGGACGCGACCAGCGAGCTGGCCGCGCTGATGCGCGAGCGCGTCGTGGTGATGGACGGCGCCATGGGCACGCTGCTGCAGCAGCAGGGCCTCGGCGAGGCCGACTTCCGCGGCGAGCGGTTCGCCGACTGGCCGAGCGACGTGCAGGGCAACAACGACGTGCTGAACCTCACCCAGCCCGACCTCATCGAGCGCCTGCACACGCAGTACCTGGACGCCGGCGCCGAGCTCGTCGAGACCAACACCTTCAACGCCCAGCGCATCTCGCTGGCCGACTACGGCATGAGCGCGCTCGCGTACGAGGTCAACCTCGCGGCCGCGCAGGTCGCCCGCCGGGCCTGCGACGCCGTCGCGGCGCGCACGGGTCGTCCGCGCTGGGTCCTGGGGGCGATCGGCCCGACGAACCGCACCGCCTCGATCTCCCCCGACGTCAACGACCCGGGCGCCCGGAACGTCACCTTCGACGAGCTCGTGGAGGCCTACCTCGAGCAGGCGCGCGGCCTGGTCGACGGCGGCGCCGACGCGTTGATCATCGAGACGATCTTCGACACCCTCAACGCCCGCGCGGCGATCTTCGCGGTCGAGACGCTCTTCGAGGAGCACGGCCGGCGCTGGCCGGTGATCATCTCCGGGACGATCACCGACGCGTCCGGCCGCACGCTCTCGGGCCAGGTCACCGAGGCGTTCTGGGACTCGGTGCGCCACGCCCAGCCGCTCGCCGTCGGCCTGAACTGCGCCCTGGGCGCCGGCGACCTGCGCCCCTACGTCGCCGAGCTGTCGCGCATCGCCGACACCTTCGTCTCCACCCACCCCAACGCCGGCCTGCCGAACGCGTTCGGCGAGTACGACGAGACGCCGGAGGACCTGGCCCGTGTGCTCGGGGAGTTCGCGCGCTCGGGCCTGGTCAACATCGTCGGCGGCTGCTGCGGCACGACGCCGGAGCACATCGCCGCGCTCGCCGCCGCCGTCGCGCCGGAGGCCGGCGGCGTGGCCCGCGAGCCGGCCGAGGTCGCTCCCGCGCTGCGGCTGTCGGGCCTGGAGCCGCTGACGGTGACCGAGGAGTCGCTGTTCGTCAACATCGGCGAGCGGACCAACATCACCGGCTCGGCCCGCTTCCGGAACCTGATCAAAGCCGGCGACTACGCCACCGCGCTGGACGTCGCGCGCCAGCAGGTCGAGGCCGGCGCGCAGGTGATCGACATCAACATGGACGAGGGCATGATCGACGGCGTCGCCGCGATGGAGCGGTTCACCCGCCTCGTCGCGACCGAGCCCGACATCTGCCGCGTCCCGGTGATGGTCGACTCCTCCAAGTGGGAGGTCGTCGAGGCCGGCGTCAAGGCTCTGCAGGGCAAGACGATCATCAACTCGATCTCGCTCAAGGAGGGCGTCGAGCCCTTCCTCGCCCACGCCCGGCTGGCGCGCAAGCACGGCGCGGCGGTGGTGGTCATGGCCTTCGACGAGGACGGCCAGGCCGACACCCTCGAGCGCCGCCAGGACGTGTGCCAGCGGGCGTACGACCTCCTCGTCGACGAGGTCGGCTTCCCGGCGACCGACATCATCTTCGACCCGAACGTCTTCGCCCTGGCCACGGGCATCGAGGAGCACGCCACCTACGGGGTCGACTTCATCGAGGCGGTGCGCTGGATCAAGAAGAGCCTGCCCGGCGCGCTGGTCTCCGGCGGCATCTCGAACGTCTCGTTCTCCTTCCGCGGCAACAACCCGGTGCGCGAGGCCATCCACGCGGTGTTCCTCTTCCACGCCATCGAGGCCGGCCTCGACATGGGCATCGTCAACGCGGGCGCGCTCGCGGTCTACGACGACATCGAGCCCGACCTGCGCGAGCGGATCACCGACGTCGTCCTGAACCGCCGCCCCGACGCCACCGAGCGGCTGCTCGAGGTCGCCACCGAGTACGGGCTCCAGGACCGGGGCGCGAGCACCGTCGACGCGCAGGAGTGGCGCTCGCTGCCGGTGCGCGAGCGGATCAGCCACGCGCTCGTGCACGGCCTCGACGCCTTCGTCGTCGAGGACACCGAGGAGCTGCGCCTCGAGCTCGCGGCGGCCGGCGGACGTCCGCTCGACGTCATCGAGGGCCCGCTGATGGACGGCATGGGCCGGGTCGGCGACCTCTTCGGCGCCGGGAAGATGTTCCTGCCCCAGGTCGTGAAGTCGGCGCGCGTCATGAAGCGCGCGGTGGCCCACCTGGTGCCGTTCATCGACGCCGAGCGGCAGCCCGGCGACTCCACGACCAACGGCCTCGTCGTCATGGCCACGGTCAAGGGCGACGTCCACGACATCGGCAAGAACATCGTCGGCGTCGTGCTGCAGTGCAACAACTACGAGGTCGTCGACCTCGGCGTGATGGTCCCCGGCCAGAAGATCCTCGAGACCGCGCGGGCCATGGGCGCCGACCTGATCGGCGTCTCCGGGCTGATCACCCCCTCGCTCGACGAGATGGTCAACCTCGCCCGCGAGATGGAGCGGCAGGGGTTCACCATCCCGCTGCTGCTCGGCGGCGCGACCACCTCGCGCGCGCACACCGCGGTCAAGGTCGCCCCGCAGTACTCGGGCCCCGTCGTCTGGGTCAAGGACGCGTCGCGCTCGGTGCCCACGGTCGCGTCGCTGCTCTCCGACGAGCGCCGGCCCGCGCTGCTGGAATCCGTCGCCGCCGACTACGCGTCGCTGCGCGAGCGGCACGGGGCCAAGCGCACCGAGCGGCCGCTGCGCTCGTACGCCCAGGCCAGGGCGCACGCGACCCCGCTCGTCTGGGAGGGCCCCGACCACCACCGCCCCGTACGCCCGCGCATGCTCCTGCAGCAGGCCCGCGACGTGCACACCTCCGAGGAGCCGACCGGCTCGCACGCGGTGGCGTCCTTCACGCGCACCTTCGAGGACTACGACCTCGACGAGCTGCGCTCCTACATCGACTGGAGCCCCTTCTTCAGCGCCTGGGAGATGCGGGGGCGCTTCCCCGACCTGCTGCACAACCCGGCCACGTCGGACGTGGCGCGACGCCTCTACGACGACGCGCAGCGGATGCTCGACCAGCTCAGCCGCGAGAAGTGGCTGCGCGCGGCCGGCACCTTCGGGCTGTTCCCGGCCAACCGGGTCGGGAGCGACGACCTCGAGCTCTACACCGACGAGTCGCGCAGCTCGGTGCGCACCGTGCTGCACCACCTGCGCCAGCAGGGCGAGCACCGCGAGGGCGTGCCCAACCGGTCGCTGGCCGACTTCGTCGCGCCGAAGGAGAGCGGCGTCGCCGACTACGCCGGGGCGTTCGCGGTGACCGCCGGGCACGGCTCCGCAGAGCGCGTGAAGGCGTTCAAGGCCGACCTCGACGACTACGGCGCGATCCTGCTCGAGTCGCTGGCCGACCGCCTCGCCGAGGCCTTCGCCGAGCGGCTCCACCAGCGGGTGCGCCGCGAGTTCTGGGGCTACGCCGCCGACGAGCACCTCGGCAACGACGACCTCATCGCCGAGCGCTACCGCGGCATCCGGCCCGCGCCGGGCTACCCCGCCTGCCCCGACCACACGGAGAAGCAGCTGCTCTGGGACCTGCTCGACGTGGAGCGCACGGTCGGCATCTCGTTGACCGAGTCGATGGCGATGTGGCCGGGCGCGGCGGTGAGCGGCTGGTACTTCAGCCACCCGCAGAGCCAGTACTTCGTGGTCGGCCGCCTCGGGCGCGACCAGGTGTCGGAGTACGCGCAGCGCAAGGGCTGGACGCTCGGCGAGGCCGAGCGCTGGCTCGCCCCCAACCTCGACTACGTGCCCGAGGACTAG
- a CDS encoding GNAT family N-acetyltransferase — MGATVGYRVRGPVDDVALSALHDAAFGAGSGGPGPVLPWNTRLHQHSLTWVEAYTVGRVTTRVELVGFVNVGWDGGLHAFLLDTCVAPERQGEGIGAELVRRAAGATVEAGCAWLHVDFEPHLHPFYARCGFSPTQAGLMRLAPPG, encoded by the coding sequence GTGGGGGCGACCGTCGGGTACCGGGTGCGAGGCCCCGTCGACGACGTCGCCCTGTCCGCACTGCACGACGCCGCCTTCGGCGCCGGGTCGGGTGGGCCCGGACCGGTGCTGCCCTGGAACACGCGGCTGCACCAGCACAGCCTGACCTGGGTCGAGGCGTACACGGTCGGGCGCGTGACCACGCGGGTCGAGCTGGTCGGCTTCGTCAACGTCGGCTGGGACGGCGGGCTGCACGCCTTCCTGCTGGACACCTGCGTCGCGCCCGAGCGGCAGGGCGAGGGCATCGGCGCCGAGCTGGTCCGGCGCGCGGCCGGGGCCACCGTCGAGGCCGGCTGCGCGTGGCTGCACGTCGACTTCGAGCCCCACCTGCACCCCTTCTACGCCCGCTGCGGCTTCTCCCCAACGCAGGCCGGGCTGATGCGGCTCGCGCCGCCGGGGTAG
- a CDS encoding glycerol-3-phosphate dehydrogenase/oxidase codes for MASLSTPLSPASRADALRRMGEEELDVLVVGGGVVGAGAALDAVTRGLKVGLVEARDWAAGTSSRSSKLFHGGLRYLEQLNFALVFEALKERKLALEKLCPHLAHPVEFLYPLQKPAFDRGYAGLGIGVYDVMGAGRGVPSHLRHHGKRKTYEDFPSAKPGALTGSITFYEGQVDDARHTMMIARTAAHFGALVASSARVSGFTRTAGRITGATVTDLEDGSQVEVRAKHVINATGVWVDEIQEMIGGRGQFRVRASKGIHLVVPRERISSRTGIITRTAKSLLFVIPWGNFWFIGTTDTDWALDLAHPAASAADIDYVLTEVNRLLADPLTRDDVIGVYAGLRPLLAGEDESTSKLSREHAVSSPAPGLTAVAGGKYTTYRIMALDAVDAAVLDLDAGTGPSITEDVPLVGADGYHALWNSRRLLAERTGLAQSWVEHLLNRYGSLLPELLDLIESDPTLAEPLAGAAEYLRVEAVYAASHEGALHLDDVLARRTRASIETWDRGTKAAEEVARLVAPVLGWDDAAVQREVEHYVARVAAERESQTQPDDLTADAARVGAPDVRVGPPS; via the coding sequence ATGGCCTCCCTCAGCACCCCCTTGAGCCCCGCCTCCCGCGCCGACGCCCTGCGCCGGATGGGGGAGGAGGAGCTGGACGTCCTGGTGGTCGGCGGCGGCGTGGTCGGTGCCGGAGCCGCGCTCGACGCGGTGACCCGCGGCCTCAAGGTCGGGCTCGTCGAGGCCCGCGACTGGGCGGCCGGGACGTCGAGCCGCTCGAGCAAGCTCTTCCACGGCGGCCTGCGCTACCTCGAGCAGCTGAACTTCGCCCTCGTCTTCGAGGCGCTCAAGGAGCGCAAGCTCGCCCTCGAGAAGCTCTGCCCGCACCTCGCGCACCCGGTCGAGTTCCTCTACCCGCTGCAGAAGCCCGCCTTCGACCGCGGCTACGCGGGGCTCGGCATCGGCGTCTACGACGTCATGGGCGCCGGGCGGGGCGTGCCCTCGCACCTGCGGCACCACGGGAAGCGCAAGACGTACGAGGACTTCCCCTCGGCCAAGCCGGGTGCGCTGACCGGCTCGATCACCTTCTACGAGGGCCAGGTCGACGACGCGCGCCACACGATGATGATCGCCCGCACCGCGGCCCACTTCGGCGCGCTGGTCGCGAGCAGCGCCCGGGTCAGCGGCTTCACCCGGACGGCCGGGCGCATCACCGGCGCGACCGTCACCGACCTCGAGGACGGCAGCCAGGTCGAGGTGCGCGCCAAGCACGTGATCAACGCGACGGGCGTCTGGGTCGACGAGATCCAGGAGATGATCGGCGGCCGCGGCCAGTTCCGCGTGCGCGCGTCGAAGGGCATCCACCTCGTCGTGCCCCGCGAGCGCATCAGCTCGCGCACGGGGATCATCACGCGGACCGCGAAGAGCCTGCTCTTCGTCATCCCGTGGGGCAACTTCTGGTTCATCGGCACGACCGACACCGACTGGGCTCTCGACCTCGCGCACCCGGCGGCCAGCGCGGCCGACATCGACTACGTGCTCACCGAGGTCAACCGGCTGCTGGCCGACCCGCTCACCCGCGACGACGTGATCGGGGTCTACGCGGGGCTGCGGCCGCTGCTGGCCGGGGAGGACGAGTCGACGTCCAAGCTGTCGCGGGAGCACGCGGTGTCCTCGCCCGCGCCGGGCCTCACGGCGGTCGCCGGGGGCAAGTACACGACGTACCGCATCATGGCGCTCGACGCCGTCGACGCGGCCGTGCTCGACCTCGACGCCGGCACGGGGCCCTCGATCACCGAGGACGTGCCGCTGGTCGGCGCGGACGGCTACCACGCGCTGTGGAACTCGCGCCGGCTGCTGGCCGAGCGCACGGGGCTGGCGCAGAGCTGGGTGGAGCACCTGCTCAACCGCTACGGTTCGCTGCTGCCCGAGCTGCTCGACCTGATCGAGTCCGACCCGACGCTGGCCGAGCCGCTGGCCGGGGCGGCGGAGTACCTGCGGGTCGAGGCCGTGTACGCGGCCTCGCACGAGGGCGCCCTGCACCTCGACGACGTCCTGGCCCGTCGCACCCGGGCGAGCATCGAGACCTGGGACCGCGGCACGAAGGCCGCCGAGGAGGTCGCCCGCCTGGTGGCCCCGGTGCTCGGCTGGGACGACGCCGCGGTCCAGCGCGAGGTCGAGCACTACGTCGCCCGCGTCGCCGCCGAGCGCGAGTCGCAGACCCAGCCCGACGACCTCACCGCCGACGCCGCGCGCGTGGGCGCGCCGGACGTGCGGGTGGGCCCGCCGAGCTAG